A genomic window from Silene latifolia isolate original U9 population chromosome Y, ASM4854445v1, whole genome shotgun sequence includes:
- the LOC141633318 gene encoding large ribosomal subunit protein uL24c-like, with translation MAAMAALQSSFTSLSLSSNSFLGQRLFSCPILPQVRTTDQPCLVSAKLKHWERKDCKPNSLPIVHKMHVKIGDTVKVISGSEKGKTGEVTKLYKHKSTIIIKDVNLKTKHMKAKGEGEPGQIIKIEGPVHSSNVMLYSKEKEVTSRVGHKVLEDGSKVRYLIKTGEIIDSAEKWKEVMKNKKETEIAVAA, from the exons ATGGCAGCAATGGCTGCACTTCAAAGCTCTTtcacctctctctctctttcCTCTAACTCTTTCTTAGGCCAACGCCTCTTCTCTTGTCCAATTCTTCCTCAG GTCAGAACAACTGATCAACCATGTCTTGTTTCTGCCAAG CTCAAGCACTGGGAGAGGAAAGACTGCAAACCAAACAGTCTTCCAATAGTTCATAAAATGCATGTCAAGATTGGAGATACTGTAAAAGTAATATCTGGAAGTGAAAAAGGTAAAACTGGAGAGGTAACTAAACTATACAAACATAAAAGCACGAtaattatcaaggatgtgaactTGAAAACAAAGCATATGAAAGCCAAAGGGGAGGGAGAGCCAGGTCAGATTATCAAG ATTGAGGGGCCGGTTCACAGTTCAAATGTGATGTTGTACTCGAAAGAGAAAGAAGTGACTAGTCGAGTAGGCCATAAAGTCCTCGAGGATGGAAGCAAAGTTCGGTACCTCATAAAGACAGGGGAGATAATCGACAGTGCAGAGAAGTGGAAGGAAGTGATGAAGAATAAGAAAGAAACCGAGATAGCAGTAGCAGCCTAA